In Syntrophorhabdaceae bacterium, a single genomic region encodes these proteins:
- a CDS encoding FkbM family methyltransferase, whose product VDWIRDAAHNGVFYDVGANVGSYSLIAASLMAEDNGVVVSFEPAYFNFYKLCENISINKFNKRIIPLNVALTNTNMLLDMHFADTRFGSSNNLSDAGSSVFTTVLGIRLDDAVENYGIPFPNHIKIDVDGSEESVLEGGKRTFHDNRLQSVMIEVNNANPEECSHVYQFMADAGFVIRQTGQLISKNLSNVLFARS is encoded by the coding sequence GTAGACTGGATCAGGGACGCGGCGCATAACGGGGTCTTCTATGACGTCGGCGCGAATGTAGGGTCCTATTCTCTCATCGCTGCATCCCTTATGGCGGAAGATAACGGGGTAGTGGTATCATTCGAGCCGGCATATTTCAATTTTTATAAACTCTGCGAAAACATCAGTATAAACAAGTTCAATAAGAGAATAATTCCCCTGAATGTAGCCTTAACGAACACCAACATGCTGCTGGATATGCATTTTGCCGATACCAGATTCGGCTCTTCCAACAATCTATCCGATGCAGGGTCATCGGTCTTTACAACGGTACTCGGCATTCGTCTCGATGACGCAGTGGAGAATTACGGCATACCCTTTCCCAACCATATCAAGATCGACGTCGACGGAAGCGAAGAAAGCGTCCTCGAAGGCGGGAAAAGGACATTTCATGACAACAGGCTGCAATCGGTGATGATCGAAGTGAATAATGCAAACCCCGAAGAATGTTCACATGTATATCAATTTATGGCTGATGCCGGTTTTGTGATCCGGCAGACAGGGCAGCTTATCAGCAAAAACCTTTCAAACGTCCTTTTTGCAAGGAGCTGA